Proteins encoded together in one Bradyrhizobium sp. CB82 window:
- a CDS encoding PD-(D/E)XK nuclease family protein → MKGRDIAIQPDFRSLPSAPNLLIFGRKGNSQVNGAGPAIRTAIIEGSLAFHTHRLAAARAGLSGLQILTLPQLAARLAGGFSTPVTLEHLEPAIQAALNQGDFVEFEPVRRLPGMARAVAGTLRKVWEADLDLSAARYAESARIRELRLIGDRLRTFLPKAMPSTRELRDAAMERLQHAPRLIGPVRIEGLSNVVPVWRQLINGLCRVVPVEWHAPKDADTGWFPGTVRSIEHTAPPSEPSLVSCADPRHEAVESLRWARELITSGIAKPHEIAIAASSTGAWDDHFLALAADTDLKIHFSHGIPALATRDGQRCAALADILMHGFSQRRIRRLFSLCRGQNPEFDDLLDRWMAVVPRGASLLTLEDWGRALDTAKLRNPSLGPAETVLSRLEVLAKGSPASADAASLFLRDRSLQIWEAATRSAPVDAIELSLRNTRLAAETDATDSIAWCTARELAAAPRPYVRLLGLTNRGWPRRTASDPILPSHIVRARELDPDPASQADRRHFEVILGAATGQAVLSRSRRGAQGSRVGRSPLLQNRPETALSRARIPEHAFSDADRLAARPDEAREVGLIASAGRCWRDWHEENLTAHDGRFEPGNAVIKWAIGRVQSATSLQRLLRDPLGFVWRYALRFDAPRERANPLTIAPDELGKLVHELLRRAVDSLEPDPGYASASDVQIENALKDAADAVHRSWPLEQPVPPRLLWANTVEYASAMALAGLLRKEIAEATTRSWTEVPFGQPEDFRTDRDLPWDPTIPVLIPGTPIRLCGSIDRLDLRKNPVAARVTDYKTGNPPKNPERVVIGGGTELQRCLYGLACRQLLEDEPRVIARLLYLAGDPFAVKLDDLDAALEQVTGFVNEAVATLERGTAVPGRLSFDSTNDLRLALPASPSYERRKRTVFGKAANDLSRFWSYP, encoded by the coding sequence TTGAAGGGTCGCGATATCGCGATACAGCCTGATTTTCGAAGCTTGCCTTCGGCCCCGAATCTCTTGATCTTCGGCCGAAAAGGGAATTCGCAAGTGAATGGCGCTGGACCAGCTATCCGGACGGCAATCATTGAGGGATCACTCGCGTTTCATACGCATCGGCTTGCCGCTGCTCGCGCAGGGCTTTCAGGACTTCAGATCCTCACCCTCCCCCAACTTGCGGCAAGGCTAGCAGGCGGGTTCTCCACGCCAGTCACTCTTGAGCATCTCGAGCCCGCAATCCAAGCGGCCCTGAATCAAGGGGACTTCGTCGAGTTCGAGCCCGTGCGCCGTTTGCCTGGTATGGCGCGAGCCGTGGCAGGCACTCTGAGGAAGGTATGGGAAGCTGATCTCGATCTTTCTGCGGCTCGCTACGCCGAGAGTGCCCGTATTCGTGAACTCAGGCTCATTGGGGACCGCCTAAGAACCTTTCTGCCGAAAGCCATGCCCAGCACGCGCGAATTGCGCGACGCCGCGATGGAGCGGCTTCAGCACGCGCCGCGCCTGATCGGCCCGGTTCGTATCGAGGGTCTGTCCAACGTCGTGCCAGTCTGGCGGCAACTTATCAATGGACTATGCCGCGTCGTTCCCGTCGAATGGCACGCTCCCAAGGACGCGGATACTGGGTGGTTTCCTGGGACCGTCAGGTCTATCGAACATACTGCGCCACCCAGTGAGCCGAGCTTGGTCTCGTGCGCCGATCCTCGTCATGAGGCGGTCGAGAGTCTGCGGTGGGCGCGCGAACTCATCACATCAGGAATCGCGAAGCCTCACGAGATCGCGATAGCCGCCTCCAGTACCGGGGCGTGGGACGATCACTTCCTAGCGCTGGCCGCCGACACGGATCTGAAGATCCACTTTTCGCATGGCATTCCTGCTCTAGCCACGAGAGATGGACAGCGCTGCGCAGCCTTGGCCGACATCTTGATGCATGGATTTAGCCAACGGCGCATCCGGCGCCTATTCTCGCTCTGCCGTGGTCAGAACCCCGAGTTCGACGATTTGTTGGATCGATGGATGGCGGTCGTGCCGCGGGGCGCGAGCCTGCTGACATTGGAAGACTGGGGGCGCGCGCTCGATACGGCGAAGCTAAGAAACCCATCCCTCGGTCCGGCGGAAACTGTCCTCTCAAGGCTGGAAGTTCTCGCGAAGGGATCGCCGGCTTCTGCAGACGCAGCGTCCCTGTTCTTGCGCGACCGGTCACTACAGATCTGGGAAGCAGCGACGCGCTCCGCGCCGGTGGACGCGATAGAGTTGTCCCTCCGGAACACCCGCCTTGCGGCGGAAACCGATGCGACGGACTCCATCGCTTGGTGTACAGCGCGCGAGCTTGCAGCCGCGCCACGTCCCTATGTGCGTCTCTTGGGGTTAACCAATCGGGGTTGGCCGCGTCGGACGGCCAGCGACCCCATCCTTCCGAGCCACATCGTACGCGCGCGCGAGCTCGATCCCGATCCGGCCTCGCAAGCTGATCGTAGACACTTCGAGGTAATTCTCGGAGCCGCAACGGGGCAAGCCGTATTGTCCCGCAGCCGCCGGGGGGCTCAGGGTAGCCGTGTCGGACGAAGCCCTTTGCTACAAAATCGGCCTGAGACCGCGCTGTCGCGTGCGCGCATTCCCGAACATGCCTTCAGTGACGCTGACAGATTAGCGGCGCGCCCTGATGAGGCTCGCGAGGTAGGCCTGATCGCATCGGCAGGGCGATGCTGGCGTGATTGGCACGAAGAGAACCTCACAGCGCACGACGGGCGCTTCGAGCCAGGTAACGCCGTGATCAAGTGGGCAATCGGGCGGGTTCAATCCGCGACTTCGCTGCAGAGACTGCTGCGCGATCCGCTCGGCTTTGTCTGGCGATATGCGTTGCGCTTCGATGCGCCGCGCGAGCGAGCCAATCCGCTCACAATCGCACCGGATGAGTTGGGAAAGCTGGTGCACGAGCTCTTGCGGCGTGCGGTGGATTCTCTCGAGCCAGATCCTGGTTACGCGAGTGCTTCCGACGTGCAGATCGAAAATGCGTTGAAGGATGCCGCAGACGCAGTTCACCGGTCTTGGCCACTCGAACAACCCGTTCCACCAAGACTGCTATGGGCAAACACAGTGGAATACGCCTCGGCGATGGCGCTCGCCGGACTGTTGCGCAAGGAGATCGCTGAGGCGACCACGCGAAGTTGGACCGAGGTGCCTTTCGGCCAACCTGAGGACTTTCGTACGGATCGAGATCTTCCGTGGGATCCGACGATTCCGGTTCTTATACCCGGTACACCAATTCGTCTTTGCGGCTCAATTGATCGCCTCGATCTGAGGAAAAATCCCGTTGCCGCAAGAGTGACGGACTATAAGACCGGCAATCCTCCTAAGAATCCGGAGCGCGTCGTGATCGGCGGTGGCACGGAGTTGCAGCGCTGCCTCTATGGTCTCGCCTGCCGACAGCTCTTAGAGGATGAGCCAAGGGTGATAGCGCGACTGCTGTACTTGGCGGGAGACCCGTTTGCCGTAAAGCTTGACGATCTCGACGCGGCGCTCGAACAAGTCACCGGCTTCGTGAACGAAGCAGTTGCGACGCTAGAGCGCGGCACCGCGGTACCGGGGCGATTGTCGTTCGATTCGACCAACGATCTCCGGTTGGCACTACCGGCATCTCCGAGCTACGAGCGCCGCAAGCGGACGGTTTTCGGCAAAGCTGCGAACGATCTTTCCCGTTTCTGGAGCTACCCGTGA
- a CDS encoding UvrD-helicase domain-containing protein: MTDETDDRNRLRALAEMQSTLLVEAAAGTGKTSLLAGRVAMLLAEGTDPASIAAITFTELAAGELRQRVAQYLDALLAGRVPEEMKLCLPNGLSPERKEKLRAASGCLDELTCSTIHGFCHDLLSAYAVEAGIDPGAEVMDRDQADFVFGAIFEQWWRDRLDAAKPDHDPIALVARKDPIGAEELLRDFANFRRRYRNARPLRPDLDKDAIIDFSEAVREFRRWCASVAAPPEAEPEIDHLEVLVSHFGPISAGTLSFELLWDMAHPAWLPIMRKNSFDLREYRRRSMWKRVGGNERGDRLADQAEEHYARCRACYSRLMGRIATCIVSTFSAELDGLLIEYEAFKRRAAALDFDDLLFTCREVLRQYPQVRKAAGDRFSRILVDEFQDTDSVQAEIMFLLCGTDDDSESESWYERRLQPGHLFVVGDPKQAIYRFRGADLAIYLLVRGAIQAQFPDNILRITANFRSRVQILNHINRCFADPLAAQEAGYVALRGTRDAAEHGFPCVAKATIQLLPNTWLDSSRDEEARVVAEICSRLIGNVELTLNDGKRRRLTPGDIALLAPVSTDLWRYERALEEAGLPFASQAGKNLFRRQEAQDLVALVRALADPRDTIALGALLRGPLAGLTEQELLEITQNLSGPDDAAGFGRLSLNVDPASVSNAVAREVLGILRELRKRVRGTTPALLLAEAIERLRIRAIVAARSPDQAARALANIDGILERARSYGVRGFAQFADDLDRDWSSGLGSTEGLVEADGQSIEIVTVHSSKGLEWPVVIPINRASMPRRSEPFVYRRSDESLHWALGQITPPSLESALQGENRERRHESLRLLYVACTRAMELLIIPDFTWSNDSSWAKLLDFQLADIPELDLERLPRGAFTARGPIENHQTSELFAAEHARLQEAFRPVKWVRPSDADPDIVPIQFSSSPSDEPLEAPVQVDGSRARGILLHKLMEELVTGELLATVDDASARAAFLYDQLFSSPKSAQGLPDPGELAATALRTLALPELQPFRHRLVAEVPIYGQVPARPDTFISGRTDAIAFTNDGHMVVFDWKSDVAPDHIARTEYRRQLGQYLHVLRATRGAVVYMTSGQVDWISWA; this comes from the coding sequence GTGACGGACGAGACGGACGACCGGAATAGACTTCGCGCCCTTGCTGAAATGCAATCGACCCTGCTCGTCGAGGCCGCGGCGGGCACAGGCAAGACTTCTTTGCTCGCCGGCCGAGTGGCCATGCTTCTTGCCGAGGGCACGGATCCGGCGTCCATAGCGGCCATCACATTCACCGAGCTCGCGGCAGGCGAGTTGCGGCAGCGCGTCGCGCAGTACCTCGACGCCTTGTTGGCCGGGCGAGTCCCCGAAGAGATGAAGCTTTGTCTGCCGAACGGGTTGAGCCCCGAGCGGAAGGAAAAGCTCAGGGCGGCAAGCGGCTGTCTCGACGAGCTAACTTGCTCGACCATTCACGGCTTTTGCCACGATCTCTTGAGCGCCTACGCAGTTGAAGCGGGCATTGACCCCGGCGCGGAGGTGATGGATCGCGACCAGGCGGATTTCGTTTTCGGTGCGATATTCGAGCAATGGTGGCGCGATCGTCTCGACGCGGCAAAGCCAGACCACGATCCGATCGCTTTGGTGGCACGAAAGGATCCCATCGGCGCCGAAGAGCTTCTACGCGATTTTGCCAACTTCAGGCGGCGCTATCGTAACGCACGGCCACTTCGACCTGACCTCGACAAAGATGCGATCATCGACTTTTCGGAGGCCGTCCGCGAGTTCAGGCGCTGGTGCGCGAGCGTCGCCGCTCCTCCGGAGGCCGAGCCGGAAATTGATCATCTGGAGGTGTTGGTATCGCATTTCGGCCCTATCTCCGCCGGCACGCTCAGTTTTGAACTCTTGTGGGACATGGCGCACCCTGCCTGGCTCCCGATTATGAGGAAGAACTCGTTCGATCTTCGTGAATACAGGCGCCGTTCGATGTGGAAACGCGTCGGTGGCAATGAACGCGGAGACCGTCTGGCCGATCAGGCTGAGGAGCATTACGCGCGCTGCCGCGCATGCTACAGCAGGCTCATGGGCCGGATTGCCACCTGCATCGTGAGCACCTTCTCCGCCGAGCTCGATGGTCTGCTCATAGAGTACGAAGCGTTCAAGCGCCGTGCTGCTGCGCTGGATTTCGACGATCTTCTCTTCACTTGCCGTGAGGTGCTCCGCCAGTATCCGCAAGTCCGCAAGGCGGCGGGCGATCGGTTCTCGCGCATTCTCGTGGACGAATTCCAGGATACCGATTCGGTCCAGGCCGAGATCATGTTCCTGCTGTGCGGTACCGACGATGACAGCGAGAGCGAGAGTTGGTACGAGCGTCGCCTTCAGCCTGGGCATCTTTTCGTGGTTGGCGATCCGAAGCAGGCGATCTATCGCTTTCGCGGCGCTGACCTCGCGATCTATCTCTTGGTCCGTGGTGCCATCCAAGCGCAATTCCCCGACAACATACTTCGTATCACCGCGAACTTCCGCTCTCGGGTTCAGATACTGAATCACATAAATCGGTGCTTTGCGGATCCGCTGGCGGCGCAAGAGGCTGGTTACGTAGCTCTGCGCGGCACTCGGGATGCTGCGGAACACGGATTTCCGTGCGTCGCCAAGGCAACCATTCAGCTCCTGCCCAACACCTGGCTCGACAGCAGCAGAGACGAAGAAGCGCGCGTTGTCGCTGAAATCTGCTCGCGGCTGATCGGAAACGTCGAACTGACGCTAAATGACGGAAAGCGCAGACGACTAACACCGGGCGACATCGCCCTATTGGCGCCCGTATCAACGGATCTGTGGCGCTACGAACGGGCCCTTGAGGAAGCCGGGCTGCCCTTTGCATCACAAGCCGGGAAGAATCTTTTCCGTCGGCAGGAGGCTCAGGATCTCGTTGCGTTGGTGCGCGCGTTGGCCGACCCTCGCGATACGATCGCTCTGGGCGCGTTGTTGCGCGGTCCATTGGCCGGCCTCACCGAGCAGGAGTTGCTCGAAATCACGCAAAATCTGTCTGGGCCTGACGATGCCGCTGGATTCGGCAGGTTGTCCTTGAACGTCGACCCGGCGAGCGTGTCAAACGCGGTCGCTCGAGAGGTTCTCGGGATCCTGCGCGAACTTCGCAAGCGGGTGCGTGGCACGACGCCGGCGCTGCTTCTTGCCGAGGCTATCGAGCGACTGCGGATCCGAGCGATCGTCGCCGCCCGGAGCCCGGATCAAGCCGCGCGTGCGCTCGCGAATATCGACGGGATTCTGGAACGCGCTCGAAGCTACGGCGTGCGGGGATTCGCCCAGTTCGCTGATGACCTGGATCGGGATTGGTCGAGCGGTCTTGGTTCAACCGAAGGATTGGTCGAAGCCGACGGGCAATCGATCGAAATCGTGACAGTGCATAGCTCAAAGGGTCTGGAGTGGCCTGTGGTGATCCCGATCAACCGTGCCTCCATGCCACGTCGGAGCGAACCGTTCGTCTATCGGCGGAGCGACGAAAGCTTGCATTGGGCATTAGGGCAGATCACTCCGCCGTCTCTCGAAAGCGCCCTTCAGGGTGAGAACCGGGAAAGACGCCACGAAAGCCTTAGGCTCCTCTACGTCGCATGCACCCGCGCTATGGAGCTGCTAATCATTCCGGACTTTACCTGGAGCAACGATTCGTCCTGGGCGAAGCTGCTGGACTTCCAACTCGCCGACATCCCCGAATTGGACCTGGAGCGGCTGCCTCGCGGCGCCTTTACCGCGCGAGGTCCAATTGAAAACCATCAGACGTCCGAGCTCTTTGCAGCCGAGCACGCGCGGCTCCAGGAGGCCTTCCGACCGGTGAAGTGGGTTCGGCCAAGCGACGCCGACCCTGACATCGTACCGATCCAATTTTCCAGTTCGCCTTCCGATGAGCCGCTTGAAGCTCCTGTCCAAGTAGACGGCAGCCGTGCTCGTGGCATTCTCCTGCACAAGCTGATGGAAGAGCTGGTGACGGGCGAACTCTTAGCGACCGTGGACGACGCGAGCGCGAGGGCGGCTTTCCTATATGATCAGCTGTTCTCGTCGCCCAAATCAGCACAAGGTTTGCCTGATCCGGGCGAGTTGGCTGCCACAGCCCTCCGGACCCTTGCTCTGCCGGAGCTCCAGCCGTTCCGACATCGACTCGTGGCAGAAGTGCCGATCTATGGCCAAGTTCCGGCTCGTCCGGACACGTTCATTTCGGGGCGGACAGATGCGATCGCTTTCACCAATGATGGCCACATGGTTGTATTCGACTGGAAGAGCGACGTTGCGCCGGACCATATAGCGAGAACGGAGTACCGGCGCCAGCTCGGCCAATATCTTCATGTACTAAGGGCCACACGCGGGGCTGTGGTTTACATGACATCGGGGCAAGTTGACTGGATCTCTTGGGCCTGA
- a CDS encoding WYL domain-containing protein — translation MDLRIVRQAMREQFKLQIAYRDTKGSETLRVIWPIVLSFIESKRFVAGWCELREDFRTFRADRIERVELIEERYPGRRRDLVKRWRDQVDEQQKKGLQQVLGFTKSMSLCDFQGRE, via the coding sequence GTGGACCTGCGGATCGTCCGCCAGGCCATGCGCGAACAATTTAAGCTTCAGATCGCCTATCGCGATACGAAGGGCAGCGAAACGCTACGCGTCATCTGGCCGATCGTGCTGAGTTTCATCGAGTCGAAGCGTTTCGTGGCCGGCTGGTGCGAGCTCCGGGAGGACTTTCGAACGTTCCGTGCAGACCGTATCGAGCGGGTGGAGCTGATCGAAGAGCGATATCCTGGTCGCAGGCGCGATCTCGTCAAGCGATGGCGAGATCAGGTTGACGAGCAGCAAAAAAAAGGACTCCAGCAAGTCCTAGGGTTCACAAAGTCGATGTCCCTCTGTGACTTTCAGGGTCGA
- the zorA gene encoding anti-phage ZorAB system protein ZorA: protein MPSFLDDFAGFLELGAWTSRHVRPLFDLFRDENVAPALALIIFGSALIFCVAFLLDSTLIRIRVWRRVKFVRRIKDRVSFAEQLPEIDKLMLGYKYLRHSWQEFRETLIEPEPNSENPRVVLNTDRPQNYFNTAEAGLRFPLYRAMPNLFVGIGLLLTFFGLVTALFFTTAAIRGAADLTASQNALRDLLYAASFKFYTSIAGLAGSIVLTLVIRYGVSAIERSFDHLASALEAKLVFVTPVSIAFSQYREAREQTRNLKLFNTEIAISVGKRIEEALAATLPAYLAQAMAPIGKSLDEVANKLTSMNEGAIGEMAGNFANKLQGATGDHLQGLAGTLSELRTSLEEMNRNMKESGATMVASVSQSAQEMRTIVETMTSSLDNAAARMSTSSESAGTRFSSELAAASDAFEQASTRLTANIEETINSISRELSSKSASIGEQVAEAAIKAGEDSRVKIVDAGDDLTKTFSDIGNRLADAVARMERCFVGTVDEMSKIEGAIDRHVQSLSQLTKAAQQTEGAMSSSAKSIVEAGHPIAEGSRLIAVASQRILDATTGSERSISGAQTEIRNISELLQATLRTTTEQWESYERRFKDVDDSLGVVLDRIIRSVQENLEALRGFVEKVDEKLSGAVDRLGGGIDELGEFAQSMEHLTANLSTARNLNPDSAVRG, encoded by the coding sequence ATGCCCTCTTTCCTTGACGATTTTGCAGGCTTTCTTGAATTGGGCGCATGGACGTCTCGTCACGTCAGACCGTTGTTTGATCTATTTCGGGATGAAAACGTTGCGCCTGCCCTCGCGCTTATCATCTTCGGGAGCGCATTGATTTTTTGTGTCGCGTTCCTACTTGATTCGACCCTGATACGCATTCGCGTGTGGCGGCGCGTAAAATTTGTTCGAAGGATCAAGGATCGAGTTTCGTTCGCTGAACAGCTGCCCGAAATCGATAAACTGATGCTCGGGTACAAGTACCTGCGGCATTCTTGGCAAGAATTCCGCGAGACACTCATCGAGCCAGAGCCGAATAGTGAGAATCCGCGCGTAGTCCTCAACACCGATCGGCCGCAGAATTATTTTAACACTGCGGAAGCAGGTCTACGATTTCCGCTTTACCGTGCAATGCCGAACCTTTTCGTCGGGATCGGACTGCTACTAACATTCTTTGGTCTGGTTACGGCTCTTTTCTTTACCACTGCCGCCATACGAGGAGCCGCGGATCTTACGGCAAGCCAGAATGCGCTCCGTGATCTACTATACGCAGCGTCCTTCAAGTTCTACACGTCGATTGCAGGCCTTGCCGGCTCAATCGTGTTGACGCTTGTTATCCGGTACGGCGTCTCTGCGATCGAAAGAAGCTTCGATCACCTTGCGTCAGCCCTTGAAGCAAAACTCGTTTTCGTCACTCCGGTATCGATCGCATTCAGCCAATACCGGGAAGCGCGAGAACAAACTAGAAATCTCAAGCTCTTCAATACTGAAATCGCCATCAGCGTGGGTAAGCGGATCGAGGAAGCACTCGCCGCAACGCTGCCCGCATATTTGGCGCAAGCGATGGCGCCGATCGGCAAGAGCCTCGATGAAGTGGCAAACAAGCTTACTTCAATGAACGAGGGCGCGATCGGCGAGATGGCCGGGAATTTTGCCAATAAGCTGCAAGGTGCAACTGGCGATCACTTGCAGGGCCTGGCAGGCACGCTGTCTGAGCTGCGAACCTCCCTTGAGGAAATGAACCGAAATATGAAGGAGAGCGGCGCCACCATGGTTGCCAGCGTGTCACAATCGGCGCAGGAAATGCGCACGATTGTGGAGACGATGACTTCCAGCTTGGATAACGCAGCCGCTCGAATGTCCACTAGTTCGGAGTCGGCTGGTACCCGCTTCAGTTCCGAGCTAGCCGCAGCAAGCGATGCCTTCGAACAAGCCTCCACGCGCCTAACCGCTAACATTGAGGAGACGATTAACTCGATTAGCCGAGAGCTCTCAAGCAAGTCTGCTTCAATTGGGGAGCAAGTTGCGGAGGCTGCGATCAAAGCCGGTGAAGACTCTCGGGTCAAGATTGTCGACGCCGGAGACGATCTGACAAAGACATTCTCCGACATAGGGAACCGACTGGCCGATGCGGTCGCTCGTATGGAGCGGTGCTTCGTTGGCACCGTCGACGAGATGTCGAAAATCGAGGGCGCGATAGATCGGCACGTTCAATCATTAAGCCAGCTGACTAAGGCTGCTCAGCAAACTGAAGGTGCTATGAGCAGCAGCGCAAAATCTATTGTCGAAGCGGGCCACCCGATCGCCGAAGGTTCTCGGCTAATTGCCGTTGCTTCTCAACGAATCCTTGACGCGACCACCGGCTCCGAGAGGAGCATTTCCGGCGCCCAAACAGAGATCCGAAACATCAGCGAGCTTTTGCAAGCGACCCTTCGTACCACCACCGAGCAGTGGGAAAGTTACGAGCGGCGTTTCAAGGACGTTGATGATAGTTTGGGTGTCGTTCTCGATCGGATCATCAGATCGGTGCAAGAGAATCTGGAAGCACTTCGCGGATTTGTTGAGAAGGTGGACGAAAAGCTATCCGGTGCAGTCGATCGATTGGGCGGGGGAATAGATGAGTTGGGTGAATTTGCGCAGTCCATGGAGCATTTGACGGCGAATTTGAGTACCGCGCGCAACCTTAATCCAGATAGCGCAGTGAGAGGCTAG